In the genome of Nocardioides marmoribigeumensis, one region contains:
- a CDS encoding aldehyde dehydrogenase: MTDTFFGHVIDGEEVASIDGKTFDVWNPWSQEVFAQAAEGGPEDADRAVTSARRAFDEGPWPRMGRAERAGHLHALADLMEARADELATLDSTNMGKPFAQAKHDVGRSVWNFRFFADHQRDHVGEVYPMDSGHHSYSEYGPAGVVAAISPWNFPLMMATWKAAPAIAWGNTCVIKPSEDTPASVTMLGRLAVEAGLPPGVLNVLNGHGAPAGSSLTADERVDRVTFTGSSQTGRLVMASAATHLAPVSLELGGKGANIVFDDADLDNAVHWAVESIFRNSGQVCLAGSRLFVQSGIREEFLARFTAAAEALTIGDPFDPATKFSSLASKRHFDKVASYVEGVGDDGGTLLTGGVDETGRWLVRPTIVTGLPLTAPAYCEEIFGPVCVVNTFDSEDEVVALANDTRYGLNAMLFTENLSRAHRVSSRLRAGTVWVNCFFIRDLRTPFGGVGDSGVGREGGDFSREFFTEPKAVVMQISR, encoded by the coding sequence ATGACCGACACGTTCTTCGGCCACGTCATCGACGGCGAGGAGGTGGCGTCGATCGACGGCAAGACCTTCGACGTCTGGAACCCGTGGAGCCAGGAGGTCTTCGCCCAAGCCGCCGAGGGCGGCCCCGAGGACGCCGACCGTGCCGTGACGAGCGCGCGTCGCGCGTTCGACGAGGGGCCCTGGCCGAGGATGGGACGCGCGGAGCGGGCCGGCCACCTGCACGCCCTCGCCGACCTGATGGAGGCGCGCGCCGACGAGCTCGCGACCCTCGACAGCACCAACATGGGCAAGCCGTTCGCCCAGGCCAAGCACGACGTCGGCCGGTCGGTGTGGAACTTCCGGTTCTTCGCCGACCACCAGCGCGACCACGTCGGCGAGGTCTACCCGATGGACTCGGGACACCACTCCTACAGCGAGTACGGCCCGGCCGGCGTCGTCGCCGCGATCAGCCCGTGGAACTTCCCGCTGATGATGGCGACGTGGAAGGCCGCGCCGGCGATCGCCTGGGGCAACACGTGTGTGATCAAGCCGTCGGAGGACACGCCCGCGTCGGTGACGATGCTGGGCCGCCTCGCCGTCGAGGCGGGTCTGCCGCCGGGCGTGCTCAACGTGCTCAACGGCCACGGCGCCCCGGCCGGGTCGTCGCTCACCGCCGACGAGCGCGTCGACCGGGTCACCTTCACCGGCTCGTCGCAGACCGGGCGACTGGTGATGGCGTCAGCCGCGACGCACCTCGCGCCGGTGTCGCTCGAGCTGGGCGGCAAGGGCGCCAACATCGTGTTCGACGACGCCGACCTCGACAACGCGGTGCACTGGGCGGTCGAGTCGATCTTCCGCAACTCCGGCCAGGTCTGCCTCGCCGGGTCGCGACTGTTCGTGCAGTCCGGCATCCGCGAGGAGTTCCTCGCGCGGTTCACCGCGGCCGCCGAGGCGCTCACGATCGGCGACCCGTTCGACCCGGCGACGAAGTTCAGCAGCCTCGCCAGCAAGCGGCACTTCGACAAGGTGGCGTCGTACGTCGAGGGCGTGGGGGACGACGGCGGCACGCTGTTGACCGGTGGGGTCGACGAGACCGGCCGCTGGCTCGTGCGGCCGACGATCGTGACCGGCCTGCCGTTGACCGCGCCGGCGTACTGCGAGGAGATCTTCGGGCCGGTCTGCGTGGTCAACACCTTCGACTCCGAGGACGAGGTCGTGGCCCTCGCCAACGACACGCGCTACGGCCTCAACGCGATGCTGTTCACCGAGAACCTCTCGCGCGCGCACCGGGTGTCCTCGCGCCTGCGAGCCGGGACGGTGTGGGTCAACTGCTTCTTCATCCGCGACCTGCGCACGCCGTTCGGCGGCGTCGGCGACAGCGGCGTGGGTCGCGAGGGCGGCGACTTCAGCCGCGAGTTCTTCACCGAGCCCAAGGCCGTGGTGATGCAGATCAGCCGCTGA
- a CDS encoding HAD-IA family hydrolase produces the protein MSTPALVLDFGGPVLLTIFELVELEPDTPAHALLHGRGPLAQPGSDPDWDDLQAGRITERTYWAHRSEEWHQAGGVGRDIRALVAHLFEPARPELIRDQARALIRDARAAGIPVSILTNDMKAFHSDQWLAEMDVLREIDLIVDGSVEGFLKPDPRLYQLLGERLDVALDDMVFLDDQATNIRGAEAIGIPSVWFDVLDPDASYAQVRKLLGLEGEGDGRTA, from the coding sequence ATGAGCACGCCCGCGCTGGTCCTCGACTTCGGCGGTCCCGTCCTGCTCACGATCTTCGAGCTGGTCGAGCTCGAGCCGGACACGCCGGCCCACGCGCTGCTGCACGGACGTGGGCCGCTGGCGCAGCCCGGGTCCGACCCCGACTGGGACGACCTGCAGGCCGGCCGCATCACCGAGCGCACCTACTGGGCGCACCGGTCCGAGGAGTGGCACCAGGCGGGTGGCGTCGGCCGCGACATCCGAGCCCTTGTGGCGCACCTGTTCGAGCCGGCCCGGCCCGAGCTCATCCGCGACCAGGCGCGGGCGCTGATCCGCGACGCGCGGGCCGCCGGCATCCCGGTCAGCATCCTCACCAACGACATGAAGGCCTTCCACAGCGACCAGTGGCTCGCGGAGATGGACGTGCTCCGCGAGATCGACCTGATCGTCGACGGGTCGGTCGAGGGCTTCCTCAAGCCCGACCCGCGGCTCTACCAGCTGCTCGGCGAGCGGCTCGACGTCGCGCTGGACGACATGGTCTTCCTCGACGACCAGGCCACCAACATCCGCGGGGCCGAGGCGATCGGCATCCCGTCGGTGTGGTTCGACGTGCTCGACCCCGACGCGTCGTACGCGCAGGTGCGCAAGCTGCTCGGGCTGGAAGGAGAAGGCGATGGTCGAACAGCGTGA
- a CDS encoding catechol 2,3-dioxygenase produces MSHIELRVPDLELATAYYEEVIGMVETGRDSSRVFLKCWDEHQHHSVVLTLEPTHGVNHFGFKVTDEGDLDHYQQRLEAAGVAVRRYLADEWAPGHGTAIRFELPSGHEMELVYGMQQVGNLLPQTNPPPRPMGLVGIAPPRVDHVFLTAEEVDTNTRFLIEHLDFRLTEQVMGDDGFQIASWLEVSHRSHDIAFITGPNRGLHHFAYWVDGWNDLRNAADACVYHGVHMETNPTRHGATRGQCLYFFDPVGNRNEMFTGGYWVDPGSEPITWTEAEMGRAMFYYDGVVNQQFLTVHS; encoded by the coding sequence ATGTCCCACATCGAGCTCCGCGTCCCCGACCTCGAGCTGGCCACGGCCTACTACGAGGAGGTGATCGGCATGGTCGAGACCGGCCGTGACTCCTCCCGGGTCTTCCTCAAGTGCTGGGACGAGCACCAGCACCACAGCGTGGTCCTCACGCTGGAGCCCACGCACGGCGTCAACCACTTCGGGTTCAAGGTGACCGACGAGGGCGACCTCGACCACTACCAGCAGCGGCTCGAGGCGGCCGGCGTCGCCGTACGTCGCTATCTGGCTGACGAGTGGGCACCCGGGCACGGCACGGCGATCCGCTTCGAGCTCCCCAGCGGCCACGAGATGGAGCTGGTCTACGGCATGCAGCAGGTCGGCAACCTGCTGCCGCAGACCAACCCGCCGCCGCGTCCGATGGGCCTGGTCGGCATCGCGCCGCCGCGCGTCGACCACGTCTTCCTCACCGCCGAGGAGGTCGACACCAACACCCGCTTCCTCATCGAGCACCTCGACTTCCGCCTCACCGAGCAGGTGATGGGCGACGACGGCTTCCAGATCGCCAGCTGGCTCGAGGTCTCGCACCGCTCGCACGACATCGCCTTCATCACCGGACCCAACCGGGGTCTGCACCACTTCGCCTACTGGGTGGACGGGTGGAACGACCTGCGCAACGCCGCCGACGCCTGCGTCTACCACGGCGTGCACATGGAGACGAACCCCACGCGGCACGGCGCCACCCGCGGTCAGTGCCTCTACTTCTTCGACCCGGTCGGCAACCGCAACGAGATGTTCACCGGTGGCTACTGGGTGGACCCGGGCTCCGAGCCGATCACCTGGACCGAGGCCGAGATGGGACGCGCGATGTTCTACTACGACGGCGTCGTCAACCAGCAGTTCCTCACGGTGCACAGCTGA
- a CDS encoding PDR/VanB family oxidoreductase — protein sequence MVEQREVRVSQMTWEADGVLSLRLSRIESNDPLPAWEPGDHVDVYVHDGTTRQYSLCGDPDDLSSWQIAVLREPEGRGGSAYVHDTVRVGDRLLVTRPKHNFVLEDATHHELVAGGVGITPMMAMAERLHRDGRPFHLTYGGRTASSMAFRQRLAALGDHVSFLAEDQDGRPDLETLVKDLPDGGLVYVCGPLPLLRAVQKAADDVLGPDQDVVRFELFSRAGIEPAESASLDADSYELVLTESGHTLRLKPETNILETVLALGIEVENDCRDGICGSCVTRVREGTVDHRDLVLTKREAAAMDQMMICVSRPTCPRLELEL from the coding sequence ATGGTCGAACAGCGTGAGGTCCGCGTCTCCCAGATGACCTGGGAGGCCGACGGCGTCCTGTCCCTGCGGTTGAGCCGGATCGAGAGCAACGACCCGCTGCCCGCGTGGGAGCCCGGCGACCACGTCGACGTCTACGTCCACGACGGCACCACGCGGCAGTACTCGCTGTGCGGTGACCCGGACGACCTGTCCTCCTGGCAGATCGCGGTGCTGCGCGAGCCCGAGGGTCGCGGCGGGTCGGCGTACGTCCACGACACGGTGCGTGTCGGCGACCGCCTGCTCGTCACGCGCCCGAAGCACAACTTCGTGCTCGAGGATGCGACCCACCACGAGCTTGTCGCGGGCGGCGTCGGGATCACGCCGATGATGGCGATGGCCGAGCGGCTGCACCGCGACGGACGCCCCTTCCACCTCACGTACGGCGGCCGCACGGCCTCGTCCATGGCGTTCCGTCAGCGGCTGGCCGCGCTGGGGGACCACGTGTCGTTCCTCGCCGAGGACCAGGACGGGCGGCCCGACCTCGAGACGCTCGTGAAGGACCTCCCGGACGGCGGTCTGGTCTACGTCTGTGGCCCGCTCCCGCTGCTGCGCGCGGTCCAGAAGGCGGCCGACGACGTGCTCGGGCCCGACCAGGACGTGGTGCGCTTCGAGCTGTTCAGCCGGGCGGGGATCGAGCCGGCCGAGAGCGCGTCGCTCGACGCCGACAGCTATGAGCTGGTGCTCACCGAGTCCGGCCACACGCTGCGCCTCAAGCCCGAGACCAACATCCTCGAGACCGTGCTGGCACTCGGCATCGAGGTGGAGAACGACTGCCGCGACGGCATCTGCGGCTCCTGCGTGACCCGCGTCCGTGAGGGCACCGTCGACCACCGCGACCTCGTGCTCACCAAGCGGGAGGCTGCCGCCATGGACCAGATGATGATCTGTGTGTCCCGACCGACCTGCCCGAGACTGGAGCTGGAGCTGTGA
- a CDS encoding histidine phosphatase family protein, with amino-acid sequence MTIETHSDAPESTESPQSQSANLPRTERPDAPAYLSRHQARRRNAPAPETTPEATPEDAPDESVPLYLRRFRERAHREETIEYDGNVISATRAWADVTRTKEVVPERRDQLADVDCDIYLVRHGETQGYSSESGLTPLGSWQAHRRGQELARRVADGHKVALLSAPTNRARQTGEHLRRGLLDNLRLFGRDAEIGELHDSPDFRNFEVATPAGPRDVTSAFRLYHREMEKYERLGLGERPGWLVDVDRFWGIQQGGGDPITHWLTMPMMYFEPPVSCVRRFWRGILAAHENTQARSVVVATHSGPIRAFATLAMGYDPGEPFNTEFVRVRLLSGGHTALVLYRNRVQEVSVPDLDALPPTNDARFQE; translated from the coding sequence ATGACCATCGAGACGCACTCCGACGCACCCGAGTCGACCGAGTCCCCGCAGTCGCAGTCCGCGAACCTCCCGCGCACCGAGCGGCCGGACGCCCCGGCGTACCTCTCCCGCCACCAGGCCCGTCGGCGCAACGCCCCGGCGCCGGAGACGACCCCGGAGGCCACGCCCGAGGACGCCCCCGACGAGAGCGTGCCGCTCTACCTCCGCCGGTTCCGCGAGCGCGCGCACCGCGAGGAGACGATCGAGTACGACGGCAACGTCATCTCCGCGACCCGCGCCTGGGCCGACGTCACCCGCACCAAGGAGGTCGTCCCCGAGCGGCGCGACCAGCTGGCCGACGTCGACTGCGACATCTACCTCGTCCGCCACGGCGAGACGCAGGGCTACTCCTCGGAGTCCGGCCTCACCCCGCTCGGCTCGTGGCAGGCGCACCGCCGTGGTCAGGAGCTGGCCCGTCGGGTGGCGGACGGCCACAAGGTCGCACTGCTCAGCGCCCCCACCAACCGCGCCCGTCAGACCGGCGAGCACCTGCGCCGTGGACTGCTGGACAACCTCCGGCTCTTCGGCCGCGACGCCGAGATCGGCGAGCTCCACGACAGCCCGGACTTCCGCAACTTCGAGGTGGCCACGCCCGCCGGTCCGCGCGACGTGACCAGCGCGTTCCGGCTCTACCACCGCGAGATGGAGAAGTACGAGCGCCTCGGCCTCGGCGAGCGTCCCGGCTGGCTGGTCGACGTCGACCGGTTCTGGGGCATCCAGCAGGGCGGCGGCGACCCGATCACGCACTGGCTCACGATGCCGATGATGTACTTCGAGCCGCCGGTCTCCTGCGTGCGTCGCTTCTGGCGCGGCATCCTCGCGGCACACGAGAACACGCAGGCCCGCAGCGTCGTGGTCGCCACCCACTCCGGCCCGATCCGCGCCTTCGCCACGCTCGCCATGGGCTACGACCCGGGCGAGCCGTTCAACACCGAGTTCGTCCGCGTGCGCCTGCTCTCCGGCGGTCACACGGCCCTGGTGCTCTACCGCAACCGGGTGCAGGAGGTCTCCGTCCCCGACCTCGACGCCCTCCCGCCCACCAACGACGCCCGATTCCAGGAGTGA
- a CDS encoding aromatic ring-hydroxylating dioxygenase subunit alpha, with protein MLTVEQNEELTSVGPGTRMGELLRRYWYPIAFEQDFDKRPSKTVRLLGESWTLYKTPSGRYGIIGEACPHRRASLTYGIVDDEGVRCGYHGWKYDFSGQCIEQPAENDNTTFREKIKAKAGSAQTLGGMVWVYVGPGPAPELPRFDVYVMDGIRDIGVATLPCNWLQIMENSVDPHHVEWLHGAYFEFLGQTQGFEAPKSFQKKHVKVAFDEFEYGIIKRRVLEGHGEDNDDWAIGHPLMFPYGMRVGGQWIDQMQIRVPIDDTTTWKLFYSVHHPEGGTWEPQERPVVYNYEVFDENGDFVTDYVEGQDVMAWVSQGAITDRSQEHLGRSDQGVAMLRKMFKEAMAMVEDGEDPPGTVREKHDRIDLPCEKDKFGAGTAFVDQWINGGSMRYSPIREELLKVHHDAAEAREKAGSGA; from the coding sequence ATGTTGACCGTCGAGCAGAACGAGGAGCTGACCAGTGTCGGCCCCGGCACCCGGATGGGCGAGCTGCTGCGCCGCTACTGGTACCCGATCGCCTTCGAGCAGGACTTCGACAAGAGGCCCAGCAAGACCGTCCGGCTGCTCGGGGAGAGCTGGACGCTCTACAAGACGCCGTCCGGCCGCTACGGGATCATCGGCGAGGCCTGCCCGCACCGTCGGGCGTCGCTGACCTACGGCATCGTCGACGACGAGGGCGTCCGGTGCGGCTACCACGGCTGGAAGTATGACTTCTCGGGCCAGTGCATCGAGCAGCCGGCCGAGAACGACAACACGACCTTCCGCGAGAAGATCAAGGCCAAGGCCGGGTCCGCCCAGACCCTGGGCGGGATGGTGTGGGTGTACGTCGGCCCGGGTCCCGCTCCGGAGCTGCCGCGGTTCGACGTCTACGTCATGGACGGCATCCGTGACATCGGCGTCGCCACGCTCCCGTGCAACTGGCTGCAGATCATGGAGAACTCGGTCGACCCGCACCACGTCGAGTGGCTGCACGGCGCCTACTTCGAGTTCCTCGGCCAGACCCAGGGCTTCGAGGCGCCGAAGTCCTTCCAGAAGAAGCACGTCAAGGTGGCGTTCGACGAGTTCGAGTACGGCATCATCAAGCGGCGCGTGCTCGAGGGCCACGGAGAGGACAACGACGACTGGGCCATCGGCCACCCGCTGATGTTCCCCTACGGCATGCGCGTGGGCGGCCAGTGGATCGACCAGATGCAGATCCGGGTGCCGATCGACGACACCACCACCTGGAAGCTCTTCTACTCCGTGCACCACCCCGAGGGCGGCACGTGGGAGCCGCAGGAGCGTCCGGTCGTCTACAACTACGAGGTCTTCGACGAGAACGGCGACTTCGTCACCGACTACGTCGAGGGCCAGGACGTCATGGCGTGGGTCTCGCAGGGCGCGATCACCGACCGCTCCCAGGAGCACCTCGGTCGCTCCGACCAGGGGGTCGCGATGCTGCGCAAGATGTTCAAGGAGGCCATGGCGATGGTCGAGGACGGCGAGGACCCGCCGGGCACCGTGCGCGAGAAGCACGACCGGATCGACCTGCCGTGCGAGAAGGACAAGTTCGGCGCCGGCACGGCCTTCGTCGACCAGTGGATCAACGGTGGCTCGATGCGCTACTCGCCGATCCGCGAGGAGCTGCTCAAGGTGCACCACGACGCGGCCGAGGCGCGGGAGAAGGCCGGGTCCGGTGCGTGA
- a CDS encoding PEP/pyruvate-binding domain-containing protein has product MTDSVTAVVFGSLASEQHTKVGGKCASLATMSQAGMPVPPGFAVLTEVFADAKEASGLMPRLNELVAHIHPEDQAALKVGAEAAREIVLSWEIPERHENCIRRMYDDLCTLSGLDQVPVAVRSSATAEDSPDASFAGEHDTYLWVVGIDDVLDRIKACWASLYTERAIAYRNQMGYDHAQVDMAVAVQKMVRPRSAGVAFTLDPTNGDRSGICIDSAWGFGEGVVSGDVTPDNFLVDKVMWTINRRTLSPKTHAHLLVDGVDGGLPKVDLVELPEDQVHAPSLTDEEIVAIARMARQAEKHYCCPQDIEWAVDADLPDGENVVLLQARPETVWSKKSRGVHAKADSMASIVDTLVNPLYARKGSQPA; this is encoded by the coding sequence ATGACCGACTCCGTGACCGCTGTCGTCTTCGGCAGCCTCGCCTCCGAGCAGCACACCAAGGTCGGCGGCAAGTGCGCGTCGCTCGCCACGATGAGCCAGGCCGGCATGCCCGTGCCGCCCGGCTTCGCCGTGCTGACCGAGGTGTTCGCCGACGCCAAGGAGGCGAGCGGCCTCATGCCGCGCCTCAACGAGCTGGTGGCGCACATCCACCCCGAGGACCAGGCGGCGCTCAAGGTCGGCGCCGAGGCGGCCCGCGAAATCGTGCTCTCCTGGGAGATCCCCGAGCGTCACGAGAACTGCATCCGCCGGATGTACGACGACCTGTGCACGCTGAGCGGCCTCGACCAGGTGCCCGTCGCCGTCCGCTCCTCGGCCACCGCCGAGGACTCGCCCGACGCGTCCTTCGCGGGCGAGCACGACACCTACCTCTGGGTCGTCGGGATCGACGACGTGCTCGACCGGATCAAGGCCTGCTGGGCGAGCCTCTACACCGAGCGCGCGATCGCCTACCGCAACCAGATGGGCTACGACCACGCCCAGGTCGACATGGCTGTGGCCGTGCAGAAGATGGTGCGCCCCCGATCGGCGGGCGTGGCCTTCACGCTCGACCCGACCAACGGCGACCGCTCGGGCATCTGCATCGACTCCGCCTGGGGATTCGGCGAGGGCGTCGTCTCCGGGGACGTCACGCCCGACAACTTCCTGGTGGACAAGGTGATGTGGACGATCAACCGCCGCACGCTCAGCCCCAAGACCCACGCGCACCTCCTGGTCGACGGCGTCGACGGTGGTCTCCCGAAGGTCGACCTCGTCGAGCTTCCGGAGGACCAGGTGCATGCGCCCTCGCTCACCGACGAGGAGATCGTGGCGATCGCCCGCATGGCGCGCCAGGCCGAGAAGCACTACTGCTGCCCGCAGGACATCGAGTGGGCCGTCGACGCGGACCTGCCCGACGGCGAGAACGTCGTGCTCCTGCAGGCACGCCCCGAGACGGTCTGGAGCAAGAAGAGCCGCGGCGTCCACGCCAAGGCCGACTCGATGGCCTCCATCGTCGACACGCTCGTGAACCCTCTCTACGCACGGAAGGGGTCCCAGCCCGCCTGA
- a CDS encoding PEP-utilizing enzyme, with protein sequence MADRFDSPYDIQTPPGAEGWEELYSYSSLFTESRRDYEDGGFWFHDGVHWPEALTPWDTTLFEFAIASLSQYNTRHYVIPPALGVDFRILNGYVYLSPVPAPMEEIEGRVPEFLERAGHYFQNWDSLYDDWLVKIRDLVQQLSALDLSGLPSREPLEVITSGAGQGSGNRLLSAYHRLLDHALTLWQYHFEFLNLGYAAYLDFFGFCKAAFPSIPDLAIAKMVAGVDVDLFRPDDELKRLARLAVSSGVDDRFDVGAIEQTFEKLASDEVGAAWIAEWEKAAEPWFNFSTGSGFYHSDKIWIENVEVPLGYIADYIVKVKEGVDLNRPVAALHVERDRVVGEYRELLDSDEDREAFDAKLGLSRTVFPYVENHNFYVEHWAHSVIWRKMRDLGNVLVEAGFIAEVEDVFMFKRAELSDVLFDLYSAWAVGTKPAGPGRWPAEIERRHGIHDALKQWSAPPALGIPPEVVTEPFTVMLWGITSDSVSAWLSSGDESADGSLSGFAASPGLVEGPARVIFSADQISEIEDGEILVAPLTAPSWAPVFGKIKATVTDVGGMMSHAAIVCREYGLPAVTGTAFGTKTIKTGQVIRVDGNTGKVQVLDD encoded by the coding sequence ATGGCCGACCGTTTCGACAGCCCGTACGACATCCAGACACCTCCGGGCGCGGAGGGCTGGGAGGAGCTCTACAGCTACTCCTCGCTGTTCACCGAGTCGCGTCGCGACTACGAGGACGGCGGCTTCTGGTTTCACGACGGCGTGCACTGGCCGGAGGCGCTGACGCCGTGGGACACCACGCTGTTCGAGTTCGCGATCGCGTCGCTCTCGCAGTACAACACCCGGCACTACGTCATCCCGCCGGCGCTCGGCGTCGACTTCCGGATCCTCAACGGCTACGTCTACCTCAGCCCGGTGCCCGCGCCGATGGAGGAGATCGAGGGTCGCGTGCCGGAGTTCCTCGAGCGGGCGGGCCACTACTTCCAGAACTGGGACAGCCTGTACGACGACTGGCTGGTCAAGATCCGCGACCTCGTGCAGCAGCTGAGCGCGCTCGACCTCTCCGGCCTCCCGTCGCGCGAGCCGCTCGAGGTGATCACCTCCGGTGCGGGCCAGGGGTCGGGCAACCGCCTGCTGTCGGCCTACCACCGCCTGCTCGACCACGCGCTGACGCTGTGGCAGTACCACTTCGAGTTCCTCAACCTCGGCTACGCGGCCTACCTCGACTTCTTCGGCTTCTGTAAGGCGGCGTTCCCCTCGATCCCCGACCTGGCGATCGCCAAGATGGTCGCCGGGGTCGACGTCGACCTCTTCCGTCCCGACGACGAGCTCAAGCGCCTCGCCCGGCTCGCGGTCAGCTCGGGCGTCGACGACCGCTTCGACGTCGGCGCGATCGAGCAGACCTTCGAGAAGCTCGCCAGCGACGAGGTCGGCGCCGCCTGGATCGCGGAGTGGGAGAAGGCTGCCGAGCCGTGGTTCAACTTCTCGACGGGCTCGGGTTTCTATCACTCCGACAAGATCTGGATCGAGAACGTCGAGGTCCCGCTGGGCTACATCGCCGACTACATCGTCAAGGTCAAGGAGGGCGTCGACCTCAACCGCCCGGTCGCAGCGCTGCACGTCGAGCGTGACCGGGTCGTGGGGGAGTACCGCGAGCTCCTCGACTCCGACGAGGACCGCGAGGCCTTCGACGCCAAGCTGGGCCTGTCCCGCACGGTGTTCCCCTACGTGGAGAACCACAACTTCTACGTCGAGCACTGGGCGCACTCGGTGATCTGGCGCAAGATGCGCGACCTCGGCAACGTGCTCGTGGAGGCCGGCTTCATCGCCGAGGTCGAGGACGTCTTCATGTTCAAGCGGGCCGAGCTCTCCGACGTCCTGTTCGACCTCTACTCGGCCTGGGCGGTCGGCACCAAGCCCGCCGGCCCCGGTCGCTGGCCCGCCGAGATCGAGCGCCGCCACGGCATCCACGACGCGCTCAAGCAGTGGTCGGCCCCGCCGGCCCTCGGCATCCCGCCGGAGGTCGTCACCGAGCCGTTCACCGTCATGCTGTGGGGCATCACCTCCGACTCCGTGTCGGCGTGGCTGAGCTCCGGCGACGAGTCGGCCGACGGCTCGCTGAGCGGCTTCGCGGCCTCGCCCGGACTGGTCGAGGGCCCCGCGCGGGTGATCTTCTCCGCCGACCAGATCTCCGAGATCGAGGACGGCGAGATCCTCGTCGCCCCGCTGACCGCCCCGTCGTGGGCGCCGGTGTTCGGGAAGATCAAGGCGACCGTCACCGACGTCGGCGGCATGATGAGCCACGCCGCCATCGTCTGCCGCGAGTACGGGCTGCCTGCCGTCACCGGCACGGCCTTCGGCACCAAGACCATCAAGACCGGCCAGGTGATCCGCGTCGACGGCAACACCGGCAAGGTCCAGGTCCTCGACGACTGA
- a CDS encoding tautomerase family protein, with amino-acid sequence MPLIEVTMVEGRTPEQVRALITGLTDAAVAAVEAPRETVRVVVREVPATHWAAGDVTIAERRGKETS; translated from the coding sequence ATGCCCCTGATCGAGGTGACCATGGTCGAGGGCCGCACGCCCGAGCAGGTGCGTGCGCTGATCACCGGCCTGACCGATGCCGCGGTCGCAGCCGTCGAGGCTCCGCGCGAGACCGTGCGGGTCGTCGTACGCGAGGTGCCGGCGACGCACTGGGCCGCGGGCGACGTGACCATCGCCGAGCGGCGCGGGAAGGAGACGTCATGA
- a CDS encoding 2-keto-4-pentenoate hydratase, with amino-acid sequence MTRTDKAPDLSWDLDSVAAELLSCEDERRDRTPFTDEWPELDLETGYAVQDLALELRIARGERLVGVKLGLTSKAKQERMGVDVPLVAWLTDAMILPAGAPVPQDRLIHPRIEPEIVFVMRDRLEGPGVTREAAMAAVGTVLAGAEVIDSRYRDFRFKAGDVVADNASSGAYATGSVELAPADLDLVAERVGVEVDGEEVDSATGEAVLGHPGDALALAANELARRGRAIEPGWVVLTGGMTDAVPIPSGTTVTMRFAHLGSVTVEGG; translated from the coding sequence GTGACCCGCACCGACAAGGCCCCCGACCTCAGCTGGGACCTCGACTCCGTCGCCGCCGAGCTGCTGAGCTGCGAGGACGAGCGACGTGACCGCACACCCTTCACCGACGAGTGGCCCGAGCTCGACCTCGAGACCGGCTACGCCGTCCAGGACCTGGCGCTGGAGCTCAGGATCGCGCGCGGCGAGAGACTCGTCGGCGTCAAGCTCGGCCTGACCAGCAAGGCGAAGCAGGAGCGCATGGGGGTCGACGTGCCCCTGGTGGCGTGGCTGACCGACGCGATGATCCTGCCCGCCGGCGCGCCCGTCCCGCAGGACCGGCTGATCCACCCGCGCATCGAGCCGGAGATCGTGTTCGTGATGCGCGACCGGCTCGAGGGGCCGGGCGTGACCCGCGAAGCCGCGATGGCGGCCGTCGGCACGGTGCTGGCCGGCGCCGAGGTGATCGACAGCCGCTACCGCGACTTCCGGTTCAAGGCCGGTGACGTGGTGGCCGACAACGCCTCGTCAGGCGCCTATGCCACCGGGTCCGTCGAGCTCGCCCCCGCCGACCTGGACCTCGTCGCCGAGCGTGTCGGCGTCGAGGTGGACGGCGAGGAGGTCGACTCCGCGACCGGCGAGGCCGTGCTCGGGCACCCGGGCGACGCGCTCGCGCTGGCCGCTAACGAGCTCGCCAGGCGCGGGCGCGCGATCGAGCCCGGGTGGGTGGTCCTGACCGGTGGCATGACCGACGCCGTCCCCATCCCCTCGGGCACGACGGTGACGATGCGGTTCGCCCACCTGGGCTCGGTCACCGTCGAGGGTGGCTGA